In a genomic window of Ipomoea triloba cultivar NCNSP0323 chromosome 3, ASM357664v1:
- the LOC116014244 gene encoding zinc finger protein ZAT12-like, which translates to MVNMNLPMKRGREFDSITAAMANCLMLLSRQHAAAAAAGDFSSAPAPAVAGGRVFECKTCNRQFPSFQALGGHRASHKRPRLMGDLSLQPPASPPKPKTHECSICGVEFALGQALGGHMRRHRAVMNNNNDSHSSGHGDAPAAAESGGRRALCLDLNLTPLENDLEFTFGKVAAHHHVVDCSL; encoded by the coding sequence ATGGTGAATATGAATCTGCCGAtgaagagagggagagagtttGATAGCATCACGGCGGCCATGGCGAATTGCTTGATGCTTCTCTCCCGGCAGcacgcggcggcggcggcggcgggggaTTTCTCgtcggcgccggcgccggcggttGCCGGAGGTCGAGTTTTCGAGTGCAAGACGTGTAACCGGCAGTTCCCGTCGTTTCAGGCGCTCGGCGGCCACCGAGCCAGCCACAAACGGCCGCGGCTGATGGGGGATTTGAGCTTGCAGCCGCCGGCGTCGCCGCCCAAACCGAAAACCCACGAGTGCTCCATTTGCGGCGTGGAGTTTGCCTTAGGGCAGGCGCTCGGCGGGCACATGAGACGGCACAGAGCTgttatgaataataataatgatagcCATTCTTCCGGCCACGGTGACGCcccggcggcggcggagagCGGCGGCCGGAGGGCTCTGTGCTTGGATTTGAACTTGACGCCGTTGGAAAATGACTTGGAGTTCACGTTTGGGAAGGTGGCCGCTCATCATCATGTGGTTGACTGCTCCTTGTAG